One window of the Trifolium pratense cultivar HEN17-A07 linkage group LG2, ARS_RC_1.1, whole genome shotgun sequence genome contains the following:
- the LOC123910115 gene encoding pentatricopeptide repeat-containing protein At1g62590-like isoform X3, whose amino-acid sequence MTYAFSLLGKILKMGYQPNIVTLTTLIKGLCLKNDIQKALYFHDDLIAKGFQLNQVSYGTLINGLCKMGHTTPALQLLRRLEKGSVKPGLVIYSTIIDSMCKNKLVDDACELFSEMVNKGIFPDVVTYSALIYGFCIVNKLKEAIVLLNEMVSKNINPNVYTFNILIDAFCKEGKMKEAKSVLAMMMKQGMKPDVVTYNTLMDGFCLRNEVSKAKYIFNTMVQRGMMPNVKSYSIMINGFCKSKMLDEAINLFEEMHFKNIFPDTVTYSTLIDGLCKSGRISYAWELVDEMCDRGQPPNVITYNSFLHTLCKNHELDKAIALVKKSINQGIMPNLYTYSTLIDGLCKGGRLNDALKVFHDLLAKEYNINVVTYTTMICGLCNEGLFEEAFVLLSKMEDKGCFPNAFTFEIMISTLFERGENDKAEKLLRQMIARGLL is encoded by the coding sequence ATGACTTATGCATTTTCTCTATTGGGAAAGATTCTTAAGATGGGTTATCAGCCGAATATCGTAACCTTGACAACCCTTATAAAAGGCCTTTGTCTTAAAAATGACATTCAGAAAGCATTGTACTTTCATGATGATCTTATCGCTAAGGGATTTCAGCTCAACCAGGTTAGTTACGGGACATTGATCAATGGCTTGTGTAAAATGGGACATACAACACCTGCCCTCCAACTGTTGAGACGGCTCGAAAAAGGATCAGTCAAGCCTGGTTTGGTAATTTACAGTACAATCATTGATAGCATGTGCAAAAATAAGCTTGTAGATGATGCTTGTGAATTATTTTCTGAAATGGTTAACAAGGGAATTTTTCCAGACGTTGTCACTTATAGTGCTCTAATCTATGGTTTTTGTATTgtgaataaattaaaagaagcaATTGTTTTGTTGAACGAAATGGTATCGAAAAACATCAACCCAAATGTTTATACCTTTAATATATTGATCGATGCGTTTTGTAAGgagggaaagatgaaagaaGCTAAAAGTGTGTTAGCTATGATGATGAAACAAGGCATGAAACCTGATGTAGTTACTTATAATACTTTAATGGATGGGTTCTGCCTTCGTAATGAAGTGAGCAAGGCCAAATATATATTCAACACTATGGTCCAAAGGGGAATGATGCCCAATGTTAAGAGCTACAGTATTATGATCAATGGGTTCTGTAAgagtaaaatgttggatgaagCCATCAATCTCTTTGAAGAAATGCATTTCAAAAATATCTTTCCCGATACGGTAACTTACAGCActcttattgatggtttgtgcaaATCAGGGAGAATTTCGTATGCTTGGGAGCTTGTAGATGAGATGTGTGACAGAGGCCAACCGCCCAATGTAATCACCTACAATTCCTTCTTGCACACTTTGTGCAAAAATCATGAACTTGACAAGGCAATTGCATTAGTCAAGAAAAGTATCAACCAAGGTATCATGCCAAATTTGTACACGTACAGTACCCTAATTGATGGACTTTGCAAAGGTGGGAGGCTTAATGATGCACTAAAGGTTTTTCATGATCTTTTGGCTAAAGAATACAATATTAATGTTGTAACGTACACAACTATGATTTGTGGACTTTGTAATGAGGGCTTGTTTGAAGAAGCATTTGTTTTGCTGTCAAAAATGGAAGATAAGGGCTGCTTTCCTAATGCCTTCACTTTTGAAATAATGATTTCTACTCTCTTTGAAAGAGGTGAGAATGATAAAGCAGAGAAACTTCTTCGTCAAATGATTGCTAGAGGCCTGCTATAA
- the LOC123910115 gene encoding pentatricopeptide repeat-containing protein At1g62930, chloroplastic-like isoform X1, which yields MKSQSKVCFETVLTSALTFVVAAPFSNTPTQQGIMSPMRLTRFLSKPSLLPNFFTFRFFSHFHNVSDVVDDDSIYMFKSMLNMRKTPSIIEFNKILSSLVKTKNNYSTVVSLFQQMEFHGTIRPNIITMSILINCYCHIGQMTYAFSLLGKILKMGYQPNIVTLTTLIKGLCLKNDIQKALYFHDDLIAKGFQLNQVSYGTLINGLCKMGHTTPALQLLRRLEKGSVKPGLVIYSTIIDSMCKNKLVDDACELFSEMVNKGIFPDVVTYSALIYGFCIVNKLKEAIVLLNEMVSKNINPNVYTFNILIDAFCKEGKMKEAKSVLAMMMKQGMKPDVVTYNTLMDGFCLRNEVSKAKYIFNTMVQRGMMPNVKSYSIMINGFCKSKMLDEAINLFEEMHFKNIFPDTVTYSTLIDGLCKSGRISYAWELVDEMCDRGQPPNVITYNSFLHTLCKNHELDKAIALVKKSINQGIMPNLYTYSTLIDGLCKGGRLNDALKVFHDLLAKEYNINVVTYTTMICGLCNEGLFEEAFVLLSKMEDKGCFPNAFTFEIMISTLFERGENDKAEKLLRQMIARGLL from the coding sequence ATGAAATCACAAAGTAAAGTTTGTTTTGAAACAGTCCTAACCTCCGCTCTAACCTTCGTCGTTGCCGCTCCTTTCTCAAACACACCCACGCAGCAAGGAATTATGTCACCTATGAGATTAACAAGGTTTCTTTCAAAACCCTCTTTACTTCCTAACTTTTTCACTTTCAGATTTTTCTCACATTTTCACAATGTTAgtgatgttgttgatgatgattctATTTATATGTTCAAAAGTATGCTAAATATGCGAAAAACCCCTTCCATTATTGAATTTAACAAGATTTTAAGTTCCCTTGTTAAAACAAAGAACAATTACTCAACTGTTGTTTCCCTTTTCCAACAAATGGAATTCCATGGAACAATTAGGCCTAACATTATTACTATGTCCATTTTAATCAATTGTTACTGTCATATAGGTCAAATGACTTATGCATTTTCTCTATTGGGAAAGATTCTTAAGATGGGTTATCAGCCGAATATCGTAACCTTGACAACCCTTATAAAAGGCCTTTGTCTTAAAAATGACATTCAGAAAGCATTGTACTTTCATGATGATCTTATCGCTAAGGGATTTCAGCTCAACCAGGTTAGTTACGGGACATTGATCAATGGCTTGTGTAAAATGGGACATACAACACCTGCCCTCCAACTGTTGAGACGGCTCGAAAAAGGATCAGTCAAGCCTGGTTTGGTAATTTACAGTACAATCATTGATAGCATGTGCAAAAATAAGCTTGTAGATGATGCTTGTGAATTATTTTCTGAAATGGTTAACAAGGGAATTTTTCCAGACGTTGTCACTTATAGTGCTCTAATCTATGGTTTTTGTATTgtgaataaattaaaagaagcaATTGTTTTGTTGAACGAAATGGTATCGAAAAACATCAACCCAAATGTTTATACCTTTAATATATTGATCGATGCGTTTTGTAAGgagggaaagatgaaagaaGCTAAAAGTGTGTTAGCTATGATGATGAAACAAGGCATGAAACCTGATGTAGTTACTTATAATACTTTAATGGATGGGTTCTGCCTTCGTAATGAAGTGAGCAAGGCCAAATATATATTCAACACTATGGTCCAAAGGGGAATGATGCCCAATGTTAAGAGCTACAGTATTATGATCAATGGGTTCTGTAAgagtaaaatgttggatgaagCCATCAATCTCTTTGAAGAAATGCATTTCAAAAATATCTTTCCCGATACGGTAACTTACAGCActcttattgatggtttgtgcaaATCAGGGAGAATTTCGTATGCTTGGGAGCTTGTAGATGAGATGTGTGACAGAGGCCAACCGCCCAATGTAATCACCTACAATTCCTTCTTGCACACTTTGTGCAAAAATCATGAACTTGACAAGGCAATTGCATTAGTCAAGAAAAGTATCAACCAAGGTATCATGCCAAATTTGTACACGTACAGTACCCTAATTGATGGACTTTGCAAAGGTGGGAGGCTTAATGATGCACTAAAGGTTTTTCATGATCTTTTGGCTAAAGAATACAATATTAATGTTGTAACGTACACAACTATGATTTGTGGACTTTGTAATGAGGGCTTGTTTGAAGAAGCATTTGTTTTGCTGTCAAAAATGGAAGATAAGGGCTGCTTTCCTAATGCCTTCACTTTTGAAATAATGATTTCTACTCTCTTTGAAAGAGGTGAGAATGATAAAGCAGAGAAACTTCTTCGTCAAATGATTGCTAGAGGCCTGCTATAA
- the LOC123904827 gene encoding pentatricopeptide repeat-containing protein At1g63150-like, with the protein MRFRKHCTFMMILSLRDFSWTMLVTGHLINGLCKMGHTTPALQLLTRLEKGSVKPDVMMYNTIIDSMCKDKLVDDACQLFSEMVIKGISPTVVTYSALIYGFCIVSQLKQDRNANNRMLQMRNTPSIIEFTKILGSLVKTKNNYSTVISLSHQMEFHGIRSDIFTITILINCYCHIGQMTCAFSLLGKILKMGYQLDVVTVNTLIKGLCLNNEVQKALYFHDDLIAKSVFG; encoded by the coding sequence ATGAGGTTCAGAAAGCATTGTACTTTCATGATGATCTTATCGCTAAGGGATTTCAGTTGGACCATGTTAGTTACGGGACATTTGATCAATGGGTTGTGTAAAATGGGACATACAACACCTGCCCTCCAACTGTTGACAAGACTCGAAAAAGGATCAGTAAAGCCTGATGTGATGATGTATAATACAATCATTGATAGCATGTGCAAAGATAAGCTTGTAGATGATGCTTGTCAATTATTTTCTGAAATGGTTATCAAGGGTATTTCGCCTACTGTTGTCACTTATAGTGCTCTAATCTATGGTTTTTGTATTGTCAGTCAATTAAAACAAGATAGGAATGCCAACAATCGAATGCTACAAATGCGTAATACTCCTTCCATTATTGAATTTACCAAGATTTTAGGTTCTCTTGTTAAAACTAAGAACAATTACTCAACTGTTATTTCCCTTTCTCACCAAATGGAATTCCATGGAATTAGGTCTGACATTTTCACTAttacaattttgatcaattgTTACTGTCATATAGGTCAAATGACTTGTGCATTTTCTCTATTGGGAAAGATTCTTAAGATGGGTTATCAGCTGGATGTAGTAACCGTGAATACCCTTATCAAAGGTCTTTGTCTTAATAATGAGGTTCAGAAAGCATTGTACTTTCATGATGATCTTATCgctaagagtgtgtttggatga